The genomic DNA CTGTAGACAGCCAGGATGGCCTGGGAGCTGATGCCAGCCCTGGCCTGTCCCCATTAGAGCAGCCCCAAGATTCTTGTCTGACTCTGCTGGGGCTACCATAACCACAGATTCCAAAGTCAAGATGTGGGTGGAGGCTAAGGAGGGTCCCTTCCTTGTCTCTAGCACCTAGTGCTGTTGTGGTGCTCACTTCTGGGCTGTGGCTATGCCTCTCCtgtctgactgtgtgtgtctctgttttcatctttccttGTTAGAACATTGGATTTAGGGTCTAGAACTACATCATCTTAAACAATTACATCTCCAAAGTCCGTTTCCAGTAAGGCCCTACTCTGAGCTGATGAGTGGACACTATTTATCTTAGTAAATTCCAGCAAAGAATCCCTCACTATATCCAGAACCCAGGCCTGAGACTTGGCTGTGATTAGGGGATGGGGAGGAATGACAGGCTTCAGTTTCTCCCAGACCCCTGATGTGAGCTCAGGCCCAGtttccctctcttcccaggaGGCTCCTCTAAGAAGTGCATCCAGGTTGGGGGCGAGTTTTACACTCCTAGCAAGTTTGAAGACCCCAGTGGCAATGCAAAGAACAAGACCCGTGGTAGTGGCAGCGTAAAGCCAGTGGTCCGAGCCAAGGGAGTCCAGGTCACTATCCCTGAAAGCATTGTCTAGTATGTCCATCTTTGAGGAGCTGGGCCTTGGATAGCTTCCCCTCACCCACAACATAGCCAGGAGTTCTTCCTGGGGATTGGGAGTTACTTCCCAGAAGCACCTAGTCCTGGTGGCCACTTGGATCTGCCCTGGCCACCTCATTATTATCCTGCGTGTCTCATAGGGTAGAGATGAGCAGAGAATGGGCCCACAGTGTGGGGTCCCTACCCTTCCAGCCCtttccagtgagccccaggttcacCAGGTAAGCCCCAAGAACAGGGGAGCCTGGCTTCTCTATCATTTTTCACCCAGATCTTCTGTCCCTTGTCCTGGGCATTTAGCTGCCTGGAACCCAGAGaggcctgagttcctgcccttgaggggctcctcccttcctcctcctccttcccttctctctcctcctactCCCTCCCCCTCTGCTCTTTCTTGGAAGTGGTTTTTTTCCCACGATTTCAAATTAGTCAGAGCAGGTGAGGTTCTTCCAGAGTCTTTTAAAATCACAcattcagctgggtggtggtggtgcatacctttagtcccagcagtcaggaggcagaggcaggccgatctctgagtttgaagccagcctggcctacgaAATGAGTTTCAGGCcggtcaggactacacagagaaaccctgtctcaaaaaacaattttttttcacaCATTCACTCCAGACTACAAAaagcatctttttttaaaaaaagattttatttatttattatgtatgcaacattctgcttccatgtatatctgcacaccagaagagggcaccagatctcataacgaatattgtgagccaccatgtggttgctgggaattgaactcaggacctctgggagagcagtcagtgctcttaacctctgagccatctctccaacctacAAAAAGCATCTTAGCTGGAGTTGGGGCAGAAGTGCTGCTAAATCTGGAGTATAAGGGTTCCCTGGGGACATCAAcctcaccctctcctccccagcacCGCTGGCTGGCTGTGCCTGAACCAGCTATCATTGATTATATGTCCCAACACCTCAGAGCCAGGCACTCTGCTGGCCCTGGATATCAAAGGTTGAAGGGTCTAGTTCTGTTCTGCTCCCAAATGTGCCTTGGGTATTTGGGGGCCTACGGAAGTTCACGGAAGTATTCCCATGAACTTGGTGGTCTCTGTGCAGGGCTAGCATAGCCTGGTATCTGGGAGCTTCTTGAGGAGGCGGTATCCAGACTCAAAATTACACCTACCCTGACAAAAGCATAAGGAGGGGAATTGGGGGTGACAGAAGGTACCCAGGGCTGACAGGAAACCCAACAGACCCATCTACCCACTATCCTATTTGGTAGTTGGAGTCCACTTAGGGGGCTTGCTTGGTACCCAGTGCTTCTTCCAGAGAGGAACACCCTCAAGGACTAGTACTGTAAAGACATTGGGcagcacagaggccaggcaggggCCATCCATGGAGCAGGGAGGGAATCTGGGAATCGGTCCCTGGCCATGAGCATTGCAGGAGGAGCCTCTCCAGGGCAGGCTCTCAGGCAGGCACTGTGCTCCCTTCTGGGTCTGCATGGGCCCCTCTCACCTGGTCAGAAGAACGAGGATGAGTGTGCTGTGTGCCACGATGGAGGTGAGCTCATCTGCTGTGATGGTTGTCCCCGGGCCTTCCACCTGGCTTGCCTGTCCCCACCTCTGCGGGAGATCCCCAGGTGAGCAGAGTTCCCCTTGCTACTTGTATCCTGGTCCCCCAGATCCATCACTGTCCTTATCTGCTGACCTTGAAGAAGCCTAGCCCCACACATGGACAGTAAGGGTCCTGCAGGAAGAGCCGTGCTTTAGGACACTGGCCATGGGCACGGTAGGATTTTCCTACCATgtcaccttccttccctcctgccaCGTGGCTCACTCAGGGCAATAGGCCTAAAGGCAGCCACAACACAGTGCCCCAAGGCAAAGGTGCGCATATTATGCCTTTCACCCCAGGTTCCTAGCCCAAACTTCCTTGGGCACAGGTCTTTTTCCCCAACGTCCCCCTAAGCCTCTCAGGTAAGGTGGGGGACACAGAAGCCACAAAGTCACACTCTCCACCCCATCATTGATTACACAGGCCTTTGATCTGGGGAGTGCAGCAGTCTGTGGTGTTCTAGCCTTGGCTGTGCCCCTTGTTTTACCAGGTCTCTCTGGTCCTCTTCCACCAGAGTCCTTCCCCTCCTATCCTTGCTGCCCCACTGCCATCCCTACGGGAACATGTATGTTCTGAGGATGGATCAATGTGGTTGAGGGAGGGCCTACACCTGGGCCATGCCTACAGGCACAGGCACTGAGGGTTACTGAGCATAGGGAATTCTTAAAGATTAGCTGAGACACAGTCTAGGGGACACTGACCCTCTGGCCAGGCCACCCTCCAGGGCTAAATAACCCTCATCCTACTGAACTTCCCTTGTGGTAACCGACTTAACCATTTCTGGGTTTGGTTTCCCATGGTGACATGGAGGGTCCTCAAGCTGCCCCTGCCATGCagttctggggtgtgtgtgtgcctatggtcTCTGCTTTGTCTGTCCTGCATGCCTGTGACTGATGGCCTTGTGAATAGCGGCCTCTGGAGATGCTCCTGCTGCCTCCAGGGCAGAGTCCAGCAGAACCTGTCCCAGCCTGAGGAGTCCAGGCCCCTGGAGCCACCTGCAGAGACCCCGGTATGCCCATCCTGGGTcatccccttccttttctctgtccctCGACAGTCCTACCTTCTGGCTTTTCCTGTGAGTTCTGCTTGTCCTGGCTGTAGTGCCATGCTCTATTCCAGCCTGAGCAACCTTTCTGGTGAATTCCCTGCTGGGCCTCGGGAGCTTGTCCTTACAATGGCCCAGTTCCTCCTGCTCTGTGGGCCTGAGCAGGGTACATTCCCACCACTCCTAAAATTCCCCAAAAGCTTTGGTAACTTTCTGTTGTTACACCCCACATCCTGTTAGAAACCCAATTTGCTCTGACAGGCCCTGGGGCCACTGTCAGCAGCTCGAACATGGCAAGGATGGAAGAGTTTGCTGAGAGCCATGGAGCCACACACCCAgcccttcttttctgtttttaaaatttattttatgtgcatttgtgttttgtctacatgtgtgtctgtgtgagggtgtcagatcccctggaactggagttacagacaatgtgagcagccatgtggatactgggaattggaTGCTGAGTCACTATCTGCACCAAGCCTTTTCAACCTCAAACCCACCACAGCAGTCCAGTCATGACTCCTGTGGTGCTGAGCAGTGCCCTGAGTGCTGACCCTTGAATTCCAGATCCTCCTGGGGCTAAGGTCAGCTTCAGAGGGGACCAGGGGCCTGTCCAGAGAGCTCCCAGCCAGCTCAGACGCTGCCATCACCTATGTGAACCTGCTGGCCCCACCTTCTgcaacccccctgcctctgctgagtgctgggattgaggggCAGCAGGTGAGTGAGGGGACCCCTGGGACCtaggtgctgtcttctgggagctCTTGACCTACAGGGCATGGTAAACCCAAAACAGAACAGCTAGTGGACCCCTAGGGGCTAGGAATTAGAAGGACATTCCAGTGGTCCAGGAGGACTCTGCCAGGAGGAATGTGTTTGACTAAGGGAGGGGGTATACCAGGAGGCACAGGGGCTGTGGGAAAGCACTAGAGGGACTCTTGCATGGCTCTCAACCCTGCTACTCAACTCTGATGTCCCAAAATCCAGCCGAGTCTtctagatggctcagcaggtaaaggggcttgctgccaagccaagcctgaggacctgagttggatcccgaagactcacatggtggaaggagagactcactctgcaagttgtcctctggtctccatgcagACACTCACAAATAGTGAattaagggagagagggagggagggagggagggagggagggaggaaggaaggaaggaaggaaggaaggaaggaaggaaggaaggaaggaaggaaggaaggaaaaggcctAGCTTCGTTATCTGGGCAACACatgcctcccctcaccccctccaCGCAACTCCAGTGAGGCAGGACAGCAAAGGCAGAATCTCCTTGGGAGACTCAGAATCCCCCAAGCCCTGCCCACTTCCGGCAGCCACCTTCCCTACAAGCTCCCCTGGAGCCAGACAGTTGGCGGGAGCAGGGCTGGATGAACTGACCCTAGCATGCAAGGCACTTTATGACCATTGCTAGGGTCACCCCTGCCTTCCCTGGACACCAAAGCATCAGAACTTACAGTCCCGCTCATGCGATTTGCAACCACGAGTTTTCCGGGTTAACCAGGTTGGTGGGGCATATGGCGAGCACCTCACAGGCCTTGAGTTGCTGTCCACATTGCTCGATCACACCCCTGCAGGGTCCGGCACCAGGCGCACGGTGTGGTGTGTGCGGGGATGGCGCAGACACGCTGCGGTGTACACACTGTGCTGCCGCCTTCCACTGGCGCTGCCACTTCCCCATGGCAGCAGCCCGACCAGGGTGAGTGAGGCGGTGCAGGCGGGAGAGTAGTCAACATCCCCATGCACCTGGAAGGTTCTCGGACGCGAGCAAGCTTTCGCCACTCCTCTAGGACGAACCCTCGCTGCAAGTCCTGCTCTGCAGACCCCACTCCCACGCCAGGCGAGGCAGCGCCCACTTCAGCGCGCCCAGCCCCTGTGCTTGCCAAGGTCAGTGTGTGGCCAGTTGAGGTGGAATCCTGTGGAAGTGGAGGAGAATTTAAAGCCATATCCACTAACCTTGTgtcccattttattatttttgtttttgtctttttttttttttttggtttttcaagacagggtttttctgtgtaacagctctggctgtcctggaactcactctgtaggccaagctggcctggaactcacagagatcctcctgcctctgcatcccccaagtgctgggattaaaggtgtgggccaccaccacagGGCTTTGTTTCTGACTTTTAGAGGCAGAGTATCACTACAgatctctggctgtcttggaactcacgatatagaccaggctggcctcaaattggcagtggtctgcctgcctctgcctctcaaatgctgggattaaagacttgtgtcacattttttttttttttttaaagactagtGCTGGGTTCAAAGGTGTCCACCCAGCTCCACTCACCTGCTGACCCTCAGTCCCAGCCTGAGAATCTCTGTGTCAGTTTGCTCTGTGGTGGGGTACTGGCTGCTGCTTCTACAAGCTGGAGTCCTGCTTCCGGTCCCCAGCCTGCCGCTAGGTTGGGTTGACTGTTAACTCTTTGGTTCTAGGTGGGGGACGACTCTGCTGGTCATGAGCCTGCTCTGCAAAGGGATGATCTGGAGTCCCTCCTGAATGAGGTAATGTGTCACCTGGCTTTGGCTGTGCTCCCAACTCCTTTGCTGCCTCAAGTCAGGCAGCTCCCAGCAGTATAGTGCCGCCTCACCCCCACTGCTGCTCTTCCCAGAACAGTGGGACACCATTTCCATGCAGGAGCCCCAGGATGTGGAGTCCTACAGGAGATGAGCTGACTTCCTCCTGCCTGTaatccttcccctcctcctcctcccaagagCCTGGCACCTGGAAGTCCTATTGTCCTCAGGACTTTAGAACCAGGGGACTTAAGCTCTTGACTCTTGAAGGAGAGCTGGTAGGGTGGTCTTTCAGGGACCTCTCTCTTACCCCTCCCAACTCAGGCTTCTGCATCTTAAGATGGCCCGGTTGACCAGATgtgttggttcccagcacttgggaggcagacggaAGATTGTGAGGTGGATGCTAGTCTGGACTaggtgaaaccctatctcaaaaacctgAGGGgcaagagaaatggctcaatggctGAGTGTACTTTGCTCTTGCAGAAAGCCAAGTACGGTTCCCAGCAATCATGTCAGGTGGCTTGTAACTGTTTATAATTCTACCTTAGGAGATCTGTCGCCTCTGTCCTCCTCGGGAACCTGTACAGGCAAACATCACACATTTAGAAACAGGAGGAATAAATTCTAAGAACtttgaagaaaggagaggaggcgGTAGAATTACCGAGAAGCCAGACTTTTCAGGGCTTCATCTACTGGAAGGGCACAAACTCCTTCTGTGGAAgtacagagagagatggatgacCCAGCATGAATGAGCATTTGAAAAAATGAGTACCCGCCCCCCATGACTTCCTAGTCCTGATAGGATTCCTGACTCCTGAGCAGAGGGGAAGGATCTAGCTCAGAAAGCCACCAAGAAGAGGAAGGGACAGCCTGGCAGCCAAGCCAAGAGATTACATGTTGCTGTAAAAAAACACCCAGTGAAGTGCTTTACTGGCATGTCCTGTGGGGCCTCAGGTCTCAGCCCCCCACCTTGTTAGAGGGTCAGGGTGGGTGATACCTTCATGTCAGGGTGGTGATGATTCCATAGACACGGCGGGGTGGGCACCAGCTCTGAGGAGGTCCAGCTGGTCTGGACTTCTGTGCTACTCTCTTCCAGCACTCCTTTGACGGCATCCTGCAGTGGGCCATCCAGAGCATGTCACGCCCGCTAGCTGAGACACCACCCTTCTCCTCCTGAGCCCAGGAGACCCAGGAGGGTGGGCAGCATAGCACCAGCCCCCCACGCCATGTCATCGGATGAGGCAGAATAGCCTTACAGCCACTCTGTTCTGAGAGGATGTGCTCTGTCACTCCGGCAGCTGGGCTGGTTAGGACCAAGAGCTGGCAGGTTCCAGCTGTCAGTACCCAGCTTGCAGGTGGTCCTGGTCTTTGTGGGAACACAAGGCCATCCTGTGTCCTGAAATTAAAATCACTTCTGTGGGCTTTGAGGTGCTCTGTAGTGGTTGTATTGGGGTATCCATACTCCTGGTGCTTGACACTATGTCGGGTGGAAGGGGTTCACTTATGGAAGAGGGGTTCACTTGAGGAAAAAGCACAAGGAGGGGTGAACAGCACCCTGTACCCTTGGAGCAAAGCCTGAGGCCCTGTCATGGTCCCCAAGACCCTGTGTGGCTTTATCCCATCTCCACCCTTGTGTCAGTCCCCCTGTGCCAGCCCCTTCTCCCATCATTCAGTTCTATGCCAGGTCCTTGACACTTGGAATTTTCTGTCCTTGCTATGCCATGTGTCTGGCTTCTCATCCTTGAGACCTCAGTCACCTCCAGTGTCACTTCATTTACtcagttttttaaaattccatctcTGCTGTATCTCTTCTATCACTGAGTGTTTTCCCAGGCAGGATCTAGAGGGCTATTCTAGTGAGAGGCCCAGTTTCTGCAAACAGTCATATCTTAGACAAAGTAATGACTGTGAAGCTGGAACTGCAGAAGGGACAGGGGTATGCTGTGTAATGGCTTGGGAGCCTGGAGGAGGTCAGGGAGCCTGTGTGCACAGTGGAAGGAAGGCCTGACCTTCaca from Cricetulus griseus strain 17A/GY chromosome 1 unlocalized genomic scaffold, alternate assembly CriGri-PICRH-1.0 chr1_0, whole genome shotgun sequence includes the following:
- the Aire gene encoding autoimmune regulator isoform X6, whose translation is MAGGDGTLRRLLRLHRTEIAVAVDSAFPLLHALADHDVVPEDKFQETLRLKEKEGCPQAFHALLSWLLTQDSGAILDFWRVLFKDYNLERYSRLHTILDGFPKDVDLSQPRKGRKPLAGPKISVLPPRPPTKRKALEEPRATPPATLTPKSSSSPGSHPKTKPPKKPEGNLESQRLPLGNGIQAMSASVQRAVTVSSGEVPGTRGAVEGILIQQVFEAGSSKKCIQVGGEFYTPSKFEDPSGNAKNKTRGSGSVKPVVRAKGVQVTIPESIGRDEQRMGPQCGVPTLPALSSEPQVHQKNEDECAVCHDGGELICCDGCPRAFHLACLSPPLREIPSGLWRCSCCLQGRVQQNLSQPEESRPLEPPAETPGPAPGARCGVCGDGADTLRCTHCAAAFHWRCHFPMAAARPGTNPRCKSCSADPTPTPGEAAPTSARPAPVLAKVGDDSAGHEPALQRDDLESLLNEHSFDGILQWAIQSMSRPLAETPPFSS
- the Aire gene encoding autoimmune regulator isoform X2 encodes the protein MAGGDGTLRRLLRLHRTEIAVAVDSAFPLLHALADHDVVPEDKFQETLRLKEKEGCPQAFHALLSWLLTQDSGAILDFWRVLFKDYNLERYSRLHTILDGFPKDVDLSQPRKGRKPLAGPKISVLPPRPPTKRKALEEPRATPPATLTPKSSSSPGSHPKTKPPKKPEGNLESQRLPLGNGIQAMSASVQRAVTVSSGEVPGTRGAVEGILIQQVFEAGSSKKCIQVGGEFYTPSKFEDPSGNAKNKTRGSGSVKPVVRAKGVQVTIPESIGRDEQRMGPQCGVPTLPALSSEPQVHQKNEDECAVCHDGGELICCDGCPRAFHLACLSPPLREIPSGLWRCSCCLQGRVQQNLSQPEESRPLEPPAETPILLGLRSASEGTRGLSRELPASSDAAITYVNLLAPPSATPLPLLSAGIEGQQGPAPGARCGVCGDGADTLRCTHCAAAFHWRCHFPMAAARPGTNPRCKSCSADPTPTPGEAAPTSARPAPVLAKVGDDSAGHEPALQRDDLESLLNEHSFDGILQWAIQSMSRPLAETPPFSS
- the Aire gene encoding autoimmune regulator isoform X3, producing MAGGDGTLRRLLRLHRTEIAVAVDSAFPLLHALADHDVVPEDKFQETLRLKEKEGCPQAFHALLSWLLTQDSGAILDFWRVLFKDYNLERYSRLHTILDGFPKDVDLSQPRKGRKPLAGPKISVLPPRPPTKRKALEEPRATPPATLTPKSSSSPGSHPKTKPPKKPEGNLESQRLPLGNGIQAMSASVQRAVTVSSGEVPGTRGAVEGILIQQVFEAGSSKKCIQVGGEFYTPSKFEDPSGNAKNKTRGSGSVKPVVRAKGVQVTIPESIGRDEQRMGPQCGVPTLPALSSEPQVHQNEDECAVCHDGGELICCDGCPRAFHLACLSPPLREIPSGLWRCSCCLQGRVQQNLSQPEESRPLEPPAETPILLGLRSASEGTRGLSRELPASSDAAITYVNLLAPPSATPLPLLSAGIEGQQGPAPGARCGVCGDGADTLRCTHCAAAFHWRCHFPMAAARPGTNPRCKSCSADPTPTPGEAAPTSARPAPVLAKVGDDSAGHEPALQRDDLESLLNEHSFDGILQWAIQSMSRPLAETPPFSS
- the Aire gene encoding autoimmune regulator isoform X7; this encodes MAGGDGTLRRLLRLHRTEIAVAVDSAFPLLHALADHDVVPEDKFQETLRLKEKEGCPQAFHALLSWLLTQDSGAILDFWRVLFKDYNLERYSRLHTILDGFPKDVDLSQPRKGRKPLAGPKISVLPPRPPTKRKALEEPRATPPATLTPKSSSSPGSHPKTKPPKKPEGNLESQRLPLGNGIQAMSASVQRAVTVSSGEVPGTRGAVEGILIQQVFEAGSSKKCIQVGGEFYTPSKFEDPSGNAKNKTRGSGSVKPVVRAKGVQVTIPESIGRDEQRMGPQCGVPTLPALSSEPQVHQNEDECAVCHDGGELICCDGCPRAFHLACLSPPLREIPSGLWRCSCCLQGRVQQNLSQPEESRPLEPPAETPGPAPGARCGVCGDGADTLRCTHCAAAFHWRCHFPMAAARPGTNPRCKSCSADPTPTPGEAAPTSARPAPVLAKVGDDSAGHEPALQRDDLESLLNEHSFDGILQWAIQSMSRPLAETPPFSS
- the Aire gene encoding autoimmune regulator isoform X5, whose translation is MAGGDGTLRRLLRLHRTEIAVAVDSAFPLLHALADHDVVPEDKFQETLRLKEKEGCPQAFHALLSWLLTQDSGAILDFWRVLFKDYNLERYSRLHTILDGFPKDVDLSQPRKGRKPLAGPKISVLPPRPPTKRKALEEPRATPPATLTPKSSSSPGSHPKTKPPKKPEGNLESQRLPLGNGIQAMSASVQRAVTVSSGEVPGTRGAVEGILIQQVFEAGSSKKCIQVGGEFYTPSKFEDPSGNAKNKTRGSGSVKPVVRAKGVQGRDEQRMGPQCGVPTLPALSSEPQVHQNEDECAVCHDGGELICCDGCPRAFHLACLSPPLREIPSGLWRCSCCLQGRVQQNLSQPEESRPLEPPAETPILLGLRSASEGTRGLSRELPASSDAAITYVNLLAPPSATPLPLLSAGIEGQQGPAPGARCGVCGDGADTLRCTHCAAAFHWRCHFPMAAARPGTNPRCKSCSADPTPTPGEAAPTSARPAPVLAKVGDDSAGHEPALQRDDLESLLNEHSFDGILQWAIQSMSRPLAETPPFSS
- the Aire gene encoding autoimmune regulator isoform X9, giving the protein MAGGDGTLRRLLRLHRTEIAVAVDSAFPLLHALADHDVVPEDKFQETLRLKEKEGCPQAFHALLSWLLTQDSGAILDFWRVLFKDYNLERYSRLHTILDGFPKDVDLSQPRKGRKPLAGPKISVLPPRPPTKRKALEEPRATPPATLTPKSSSSPGSHPKTKPPKKPEGNLESQRLPLGNGIQAMSASVQRAVTVSSGEVPGTRGAVEGILIQQVFEAGSSKKCIQVGGEFYTPSKFEDPSGNAKNKTRGSGSVKPVVRAKGVQGRDEQRMGPQCGVPTLPALSSEPQVHQNEDECAVCHDGGELICCDGCPRAFHLACLSPPLREIPSGLWRCSCCLQGRVQQNLSQPEESRPLEPPAETPGPAPGARCGVCGDGADTLRCTHCAAAFHWRCHFPMAAARPGTNPRCKSCSADPTPTPGEAAPTSARPAPVLAKVGDDSAGHEPALQRDDLESLLNEHSFDGILQWAIQSMSRPLAETPPFSS
- the Aire gene encoding autoimmune regulator isoform X4; translated protein: MAGGDGTLRRLLRLHRTEIAVAVDSAFPLLHALADHDVVPEDKFQETLRLKEKEGCPQAFHALLSWLLTQDSGAILDFWRVLFKDYNLERYSRLHTILDGFPKDVDLSQPRKGRKPLAGPKISVLPPRPPTKRKALEEPRATPPATLTPKSSSSPGSHPKTKPPKKPEGNLESQRLPLGNGIQAMSASVQRAVTVSSGEVPGTRGAVEGILIQQVFEAGSSKKCIQVGGEFYTPSKFEDPSGNAKNKTRGSGSVKPVVRAKGVQGRDEQRMGPQCGVPTLPALSSEPQVHQKNEDECAVCHDGGELICCDGCPRAFHLACLSPPLREIPSGLWRCSCCLQGRVQQNLSQPEESRPLEPPAETPILLGLRSASEGTRGLSRELPASSDAAITYVNLLAPPSATPLPLLSAGIEGQQGPAPGARCGVCGDGADTLRCTHCAAAFHWRCHFPMAAARPGTNPRCKSCSADPTPTPGEAAPTSARPAPVLAKVGDDSAGHEPALQRDDLESLLNEHSFDGILQWAIQSMSRPLAETPPFSS
- the Aire gene encoding autoimmune regulator isoform X8; the protein is MAGGDGTLRRLLRLHRTEIAVAVDSAFPLLHALADHDVVPEDKFQETLRLKEKEGCPQAFHALLSWLLTQDSGAILDFWRVLFKDYNLERYSRLHTILDGFPKDVDLSQPRKGRKPLAGPKISVLPPRPPTKRKALEEPRATPPATLTPKSSSSPGSHPKTKPPKKPEGNLESQRLPLGNGIQAMSASVQRAVTVSSGEVPGTRGAVEGILIQQVFEAGSSKKCIQVGGEFYTPSKFEDPSGNAKNKTRGSGSVKPVVRAKGVQGRDEQRMGPQCGVPTLPALSSEPQVHQKNEDECAVCHDGGELICCDGCPRAFHLACLSPPLREIPSGLWRCSCCLQGRVQQNLSQPEESRPLEPPAETPGPAPGARCGVCGDGADTLRCTHCAAAFHWRCHFPMAAARPGTNPRCKSCSADPTPTPGEAAPTSARPAPVLAKVGDDSAGHEPALQRDDLESLLNEHSFDGILQWAIQSMSRPLAETPPFSS